A window of Bacillus sp. DX3.1 genomic DNA:
CAATGCCGTGCTCACAATATGCTGAAGATCCAACTTCATCTTTTTCCGCAGGTAGACCAAAAACGATAACAGAACGAATACCTAAATCTACAACTTCTTGCATTTCAGCTTGCAGAAGATCTAAAGAAATTTGATATACATCTGGCATAGAAGGAACTTCGTTACGAACATTCTCGCCTTCTAGTACAAAAATAGGGTAAATAAAATCTTCTGTATGTAAAAATGTTTCACGTACAAGCGCACGCATACTTCCGCTTTGTCTTAAACGACGATGACGATTAAATTGTAAAGAACTCATAGATTTCTATCCCCATTCTTTTTATTTAGATTATACATTTAAATTCGGGTTGGAAATGCATTGTATTAACGATTCCACAGTGTATTTTTCCGGAACGATGACAGATGTAAAATAACGCCTTGCCTCTTGCTCTGTTATCGGCCCTATACAAGCAATTGTACATTTTTTTATCCATTCTCTCCAGTTTGTACCCTCAAGTAATTTCACAAAGCTTGCAACGGTAGAAGGGCTCGTAAATGTAACGATATCTACCTTACCTAATTCTAGAGCTGCGATGAGATCTTGCTGCTTCCCATCACTTGTTTTAGTTTCATATACGACAAACTCTTCTAAAAGCACTCCAAACTCCCGGAGCTTATTCGGAATAACATCTCTAGCTAAATTCCCTTTTGGAAATAAAATGCGTTCTGTCCCATTTAATTCTCTTACAAATTCTTCTGCAAAAGATTCAGCAACAAACACTGTTGGAACAAAATGAACCTGATAGCCTCGTTTTTCTAATTCCTGTTTCGTTTTCACACCTACTGCAGCAACGCGCACAGCAGATGGCATCCGCTTACATAAACCATCTAAAAAAAAGCTCACACCATTTTTACTCGTAAAAATAACCCAGTCATACAAGTACAATTGCTGAGAAACATCTTGAAATCTTTGCTGAGATACGCCTTCCATATGCAAAAGCGGAATCTCCAATGGAATTCCGCCCTCTTCCTTCACTGCTGCACTCATTTGTCTTGCTTGATGCTGGGCACGTGTAATCAGTACTATTTTGCCAGCAAGAGCGTTCATATTTAATGCTGCTCCTTGTTTGCAGCGAGAATGAGTTCTTTTGCACCTTGCTTAATTAAACGATCCGCCGCTTCTAATCCAACTTGCTCTGAATCAACGCCTGCTACTGTTTCTTTTAACAAGACAGAACCATCCATAGAACCAACAAGAGCTGTTAACTCAATTTCATTATTATTCTGAAGTGTTGCATATCCGGCAATTGGTACTTGGCATCCACCTTCAAGCTTATGAAGAAATACTCGCTCAGCTGCAACAGTTCGTTCTGTTACACTGTCATTCATATGTGTTAGTAATTGCAATAACTCTTCATCATCTTCACGGCATTCAATTGCCAAAGCTCCTTGCCCTACAGCTGGTACGCATAGTTTCTCATTTAAGTGCTCTGTAATCACATCATCTGCCCAGCCCATTCTCGTTAATCCAGCTGTCGCTAAAATGATTGCATCATAATCTTCTTCTTTTAATTTACGTAATCTCGTATCAATATTACCGCGAATCCATTTTACTTGTAAGTCAGGTCTTGCAGCTAATAATTGTGCACTACGCCTTAAACTGCTCGTTCCAATTACTGCACCTTCTGCTAACTCTTCGAACGATTCCCCGTTTTTTGAAATAAACGCATCACGTGGGTCTACACGCTTTGGTATACATCCAATTGTCAATCCTTCTGGAAGTACAGCTGGCATATCCTTCATACTATGTACGGCCATATCGATTTCTTTTGTAATTAGCGCATGCTCAATTTCTTTTACAAACAAACCTTTTCCGCCTACTTTTGAAAGTGTCACATCTAGAATCACATCGCCTTTTGTAACGATTTCTTTCACTTCAAATTCATATGGTAAACCAAGCGCTTTTAACTGATCAATAAACCAATTTGTTTGCGTTAATGCTAGCTTACTCTTTCTTGAACCTACAATAATTTTGCGCATAATTTTCTCTCCTCATTATAAATACCAAAAATGAAAATTGGACAAACTGCTTAATAGAAAAATATTAATTAACATAACGAGAAATGCCCCAATGTTCCAGCTGATAATCTTCTTACCTTGCAATGTGTCTGATCCACGTAAATATAGACCTGCACAATATACAAACAAAACAACAAAAGACCCGATTACTTTCGTGTCATACCAATGAAAATTATCTAATTTTGTATATCCCCATATACAGCCAAGTAAAATAGCTAACAAGAAAAAAGGAACGGAAAATAAATTCAAACCGTATGACATCGACTCAAGCTTTGGTAAGTTTCCAAGCCGTCTCAATCTTGCATTCCACTTTTTTTGTTTTAATAAGCGATATTGCAGCAAGTACATAATGGAAAAAATAAACGACACTGTAAATGTCGCATAAGAAATAATCGCCATACCTACATGCACATATACGAGTTCTGACACTAATTGATGAGCTAACACTGGCGACATTTTTCCAAGCGGAGTAAAAATAGAAAAAGCGCTTACGCCAAAAGCAACGACATTTGTAAAAAATACTAAAAAGTCAATGCGCATAACTCGATTGATTACTAATGACATTGTAATCAATAACCACACATAAAAATAAATTCCCGACAATAAAGTTAAAATCGGATGCGTTTCTGGTTCTGTCGCTCGAAGTAACATGAAAACGGAGTGTAATATCCATACAATAGAAAGTAACCAAAAGGCAATTCGGTTCGCCTTTCGGTTACTTTGGAAATAATCTATGAAATATAAACTAATGCTACAAGCATATAAAATAATTGCTATATGATAAATAATACTATTATTTAAAAAACTCATCCGATCATCCTTCCGATTATAAAGATGGAACGGATGCTGTCCATGCTCGTTTTTGTCCCGACTCTTCTATATGTTCCACGACTTCTTCTTGTACCTCTAAATCAAAAATTTTTGCAAACAAAGCAAGCTTTTCCGTAGCTTCCTCTTCTGCTGCCAACTCTTTTGCTACTAGAATTGGTTCTTTCAGCATTTGGTTAATAATACTTTTCGTATGCTTGCTAATCACTTTTCTCTCACGATCACTAAGTGTTGGAATTTTCCGTTCAAGACTTTGCATCGTATCACTTTGAATTGCTAACGCTTTATCACGAAGGGCTGAAATTAACGGCACAACGCCTAATGTATTTAACCACGCTTTAAATATGACGATTTCCTCTTCAATCATAAGCTGAATCTTCTCTGCCTCTTTCAAGCGTTCCGCACGATTAGCTTCTACTACACCTTGTAAATCATCAATATCATATAAGAAGGTACCTTCTAGTTCATCAATCGCCGGATCAATATCACGTGGGACTGCAATGTCAACCATAAATAGTGGGCGACCACAGCGCATGCGTTCCACTCGTGCCATCATTTCTTTCGTAATGACATAATCGGTAGCTCCTGTTGAACTAATTAAAATATCCGCTTCCAAGAGCGCACATTGCAACTCACTTAATGGTTTTGCATGACCCATATACTTCTCAGCCATCACTTCAGCTTTCGTAAAAGTACGGTTCATGACCGTCACTTTGCGAGCGCCACTTCCATATAAGTTTTGCAGTGCAAGTTCACCCATTTTACCAGCACCTAGAATTAAAACATGACAATCTGTTAAATCACCAAAAATTTTCTTTGCAAGTTCAACAGCTGCATAGCTAACAGACATCGCATTTTCACCAATTGTTGTCTCTGAATGAGCACGCTTCGCTAACGTGATCACTTGTTTAAACAATTCGTTAAAGATTGTGCCTGTGGCTTTTACATCCTGTGATTGCAAGAAACTATTACGAATTTGTCCTAAAATTTGTGTTTCACCAACCACCATTGAATCTAGTCCACATGTTACACGGAATAAATGTTCAGTGGCACCGTCTTGTTCAAAAATAGACAAGTACGGAGAAATCTCTTCTATCTCAAGCTGAAACCAGTCAGCTAAAAATTTCTTAATGTAATATCGTCCCGTGTGTAATTGATCGACAACAGCATAGATTTCCGTTCGATTGCACGTTGATACAATGACATTTTCTAACACGCTCTTTTGGTTTTGTAAGGTTGTCATTGCCCGCTCTAACTCTGCTGCCTGAAACGTTAGCTTCTCACGAAATTCTACAGGGGCTGTTCGATAATTTACACCAACAACAAGAATATGCACGCAGCATGTCCTCCTTCACCGTTTTTTTCACCTTATCTACTATCATAATACAACTTTCCTGTTATAAATCTGACAATCGTGTGAACACCATACAAATTTTTTATTGATTCAACAATCATTAATGAAAAAATAAGAATTTATTCACCAATGGAAGGTTCACTTTATAATCATTATAAAATAAGAACTCTATTTGTACGTTACCAAAAAAATTTGTCAGAATCAAGTGATGGAAACTATTCCATAAGAATAGAAAGATTATCTTTTTCTATCTTCGTTCATAATGAAGAAAAATATGTATGTTTGTTCCAAAATGTAACAACTGTTTTTATTTCATACAAGCAATCATTGTCCCCACCTCAAATTCCTAAGGATGAAAAAGATTGGAAATCAAATTTCTCACTGACAGTTCGTTGCAATGTATTTGACATTCTATTTCTTTTTCGGTATATTGATTTTACAAAATTAAATTGTGCACAATTTAAAAGGAGAGGTGCTCATGAAAGATAATCCTTTACATCTTGATAATCAACTTTGCTTTTCTATTTATGCTTGTTCGAGAGAAGTAACGCGTTTTTATCGCCCTTACTTAGAAAAAATGAATATTACGTATCCGCAGTACATTACTTTACTAGTCTTATGGGAGCAAGACAGATTAACCGTAAAAGAAATCGGCGAACGTCTATTTTTAGACTCCGGTACATTAACGCCCATGCTAAAGCGTATGGAAGCATTGCAGTTAGTGAAACGCGTTCGTTCGACAGAAGATGAACGAAAAGTATGCATTGAACTAACTGAACAAGGACACGCGTTAAAAGACAAAGCATGTTCATTGCCGAAAACAATGGCTACAAATTTAGGAATTACGGAACAAGAGTATCAATCCTTATTAATTCAATTAAATAAATTAATTGAAACAATGAAAACAATCAATGATAGAAAAGGGGAATAAACATGGAAAAATTATATACAGCAACAGTAACTGCAACAGGTGGTAGAAACGGAAAAGTAGTTTCAGAAGATGGCATACTAAACCTTGATGTAAAAATGCCAAAAGCATTAGGCGGTATGGGCGGAGAAGCAACAAACCCAGAACAATTATTTGCAGCTGGTTATGCAGCTTGCTTCGATAGCGCCCTGCAACTTGTTATTCGTACAAAACGTGTAAAAGTAGAAGGCACAGAAGTGAAAGCTCATGTTTCAATCGGTAAAGATACTGATGGTGGTTTTAGCTTATCTGCTGTGCTTGATGTACGTGTAGGGGGCGTTCCTCATGAGGAGGCACAGCAACTAGTAGAAGCAGCACACGGCGTATGCCCGTATTCAAAAGCAACAAGAGGGAATATTGAGGTTACATTAAACGTACTTTAAGAAGATGTTCAAAAAGTCCGGTAAAGATCGCTGCCCTATTTCTTCGTTACGTCGCCACTTCGATACTCATGTAGTTCAATCTACACTCCGTATCCTCCTGGCTTCCGTACCTCGAACTACTCGGCTCTCTTTATCCTCCTTTTTGAACACGTACTTTAAGACAAAAAAAACGCGTGACGAATCATCGTCACGCGTTTTTTGTTTTTGTAAACTTATGAATTGCTTTCCACGCTTCATCTTTCCCAAGTCCTGTTTCTGATGAAAATAGTACAACTTCATCACCCTGTTCAATATCAAGCGTTTCCTTCACAACCTTCAAATGCTTTTGCCATTTCCCTTTTGGAATTTTATCAGCTTTTGTTGCAATAATGATAGTTGGAATTTCATAATGCTTTAAGAAATCGTACATCATTACATCGTCTTTTGTTGGCTGATGACGTAAGTCAACCACTAATACAGCCGCATCCAACTGCTCACGCGTTGTAAAATATGTTTCAATCATTCTTCCCCATGCCGCTCGCTCTGTTTTCGATACTTTCGCATATCCATAGCCTGGCACGTCGACAAAATGCATCATTTCATTAATTAGGAAAAAGTTTAATGTTTGCGTTTTTCCTGGTTTTGAAGAAATACGAACTAACTTTTTGCGATTTAAAATTTTATTAATAAAGGAAGACTTTCCAACATTAGAACGACCAGCTAATGCAATTTCTGGTAAGTCCACATCTGGATATTGTTCTGGTTTTACAGCACTAATTACAATATCTGCTTTTGTTACTTTCATTTTTTCACTCCTACTAATGCGTGCTCCAATACTTCATCTAAATGAGACACAAGCACAAACGTAAGATTTTCTTTTACGCTTTCTGGAATATCATCTAAATCTTTTTCATTTTCTGCCGGCAAGATAATTTTCGTTAAGCCCGCGCGGTGAGCACTTAATGTTTTTTCTTTTAAACCGCCAATTGGTAATACACGGCCACGAAGCGTAATTTCACCCGTCATACCAACTTCTTTGCTTACAGGAATGCCTGTCAGGGCCGAAATAAGTGCCGTTGCAATCGTAATACCAGCTGATGGACCATCTTTTGGAACTGCTCCTTCTGGAACATGAATATGAATATCATGTTTTTCATGGAAATCTGGCTCGATATGAAGCTCTTCTGCACGAGAGCGAATATAGCTAAATGCAGCTTGTGCGGATTCTTTCATAACATCTCCAAGTTTTCCTGTTAAAATTAATTTCCCTTTTCCTGGCGATACAGACACTTCAATTGCAAGTGTATCACCACCAGCCGCTGTATATGCTAAACCAGTTGCCATTCCAACTTGATCTTTCGTTTCAGCTTGTCCATAACGGAATATATGTTTACCAAGTAGCTCGGTAATATTTTTTTCTGTTACAATAATACGTTTACGCTCTTCTGATACAATGATTTTTGCTGCTTTACGACAAATCTTTGCAAGTTGACGCTCTAACGTACGAACACCCGCTTCGCGTGTATAGTAACGAATAATTTCTAAGAGCGCTTCATCGCGTACTTGTAGATTACCTTTTCGTAAACCATGCTCTTTCAATTGTTTCGGAAGTAAATGTTCACGAGCAATATGCACTTTTTCAATCTCTGTATAGCCAGCAATCGAAATCACTTCCATACGATCAAGAAGCGGTCCTGGAATGCTCGCAAGCGTATTTGCAGTTGCCACAAACATCACTTTCGATAAATCATATGGCTCTTCGATGTAGTGATCGCTAAAGTTATGATTTTGCTCTGGATCTAACACCTCTAACAATGCAGAAGATGGATCACCACGGAAATCATTAGACATTTTATCAATTTCATCTAATAAAAAGACTGGATTGATTGTTTTTGCTTTTTTCATCCCTTGAATGATACGACCTGGCATTGCCCCAACATATGTACGACGGTGACCACGAATTTCAGATTCATCACGAACACCACCAAGTGAGACACGGACAAAATTACGGTTTAACGATGTTGCAATAGAACGGGCTAACGATGTTTTCCCCACACCAGGAGGGCCAACTAAACAAAGAATTGGTCCTTTTAAGGAATTCGTTAGTTTTTGCACAGCTAAATATTCTAGCACACGTTCTTTTACTTTCTCAAGTCCGTAATGGTCTCTATTTAAAATCGTTTCAGAACGAGCAAGATCGATCATATCTTCTGTTGCCTCTGTCCACGGGAGAACTAATAACCAATCAATATAATTGCGAATAACACCACTCTCTGCAGAACTTACTGGCAACTTCTCATAACGATCTAATTCCTTTAAAACTGCTTGCTTCGTTTCTTCTGGCATTCCTGCTTCTTCGATCTTGCCACGAAGTTCTTCGACTTCGCCACCTTTACCTTCTTTGTCTCCAAGCTCTGTTTGAATCGCCTTCATTTGCTCGCGCAAGAAGTATTCTTTTTGCGTACGTTCCATCGAACGTTTTACTTTTTGCCCGATTTTCTTTTCTAAACTAAGCAGTTCTTGCTCATCTTGGATAATTGAAATAAGTGTACGTAATCTTTCTTTCACTGATACAATTTCTAAAACTTCCTGCTTTTGTTTCGTCTTAATTGGTAAATGAGAAGAAACTAAATCAGCCAA
This region includes:
- the hemD gene encoding uroporphyrinogen-III synthase, giving the protein MNALAGKIVLITRAQHQARQMSAAVKEEGGIPLEIPLLHMEGVSQQRFQDVSQQLYLYDWVIFTSKNGVSFFLDGLCKRMPSAVRVAAVGVKTKQELEKRGYQVHFVPTVFVAESFAEEFVRELNGTERILFPKGNLARDVIPNKLREFGVLLEEFVVYETKTSDGKQQDLIAALELGKVDIVTFTSPSTVASFVKLLEGTNWREWIKKCTIACIGPITEQEARRYFTSVIVPEKYTVESLIQCISNPNLNV
- the hemC gene encoding hydroxymethylbilane synthase yields the protein MRKIIVGSRKSKLALTQTNWFIDQLKALGLPYEFEVKEIVTKGDVILDVTLSKVGGKGLFVKEIEHALITKEIDMAVHSMKDMPAVLPEGLTIGCIPKRVDPRDAFISKNGESFEELAEGAVIGTSSLRRSAQLLAARPDLQVKWIRGNIDTRLRKLKEEDYDAIILATAGLTRMGWADDVITEHLNEKLCVPAVGQGALAIECREDDEELLQLLTHMNDSVTERTVAAERVFLHKLEGGCQVPIAGYATLQNNNEIELTALVGSMDGSVLLKETVAGVDSEQVGLEAADRLIKQGAKELILAANKEQH
- the ccsA gene encoding cytochrome c biogenesis protein CcsA; this translates as MSFLNNSIIYHIAIILYACSISLYFIDYFQSNRKANRIAFWLLSIVWILHSVFMLLRATEPETHPILTLLSGIYFYVWLLITMSLVINRVMRIDFLVFFTNVVAFGVSAFSIFTPLGKMSPVLAHQLVSELVYVHVGMAIISYATFTVSFIFSIMYLLQYRLLKQKKWNARLRRLGNLPKLESMSYGLNLFSVPFFLLAILLGCIWGYTKLDNFHWYDTKVIGSFVVLFVYCAGLYLRGSDTLQGKKIISWNIGAFLVMLINIFLLSSLSNFHFWYL
- the hemA gene encoding glutamyl-tRNA reductase, coding for MHILVVGVNYRTAPVEFREKLTFQAAELERAMTTLQNQKSVLENVIVSTCNRTEIYAVVDQLHTGRYYIKKFLADWFQLEIEEISPYLSIFEQDGATEHLFRVTCGLDSMVVGETQILGQIRNSFLQSQDVKATGTIFNELFKQVITLAKRAHSETTIGENAMSVSYAAVELAKKIFGDLTDCHVLILGAGKMGELALQNLYGSGARKVTVMNRTFTKAEVMAEKYMGHAKPLSELQCALLEADILISSTGATDYVITKEMMARVERMRCGRPLFMVDIAVPRDIDPAIDELEGTFLYDIDDLQGVVEANRAERLKEAEKIQLMIEEEIVIFKAWLNTLGVVPLISALRDKALAIQSDTMQSLERKIPTLSDRERKVISKHTKSIINQMLKEPILVAKELAAEEEATEKLALFAKIFDLEVQEEVVEHIEESGQKRAWTASVPSL
- a CDS encoding MarR family transcriptional regulator; the protein is MKDNPLHLDNQLCFSIYACSREVTRFYRPYLEKMNITYPQYITLLVLWEQDRLTVKEIGERLFLDSGTLTPMLKRMEALQLVKRVRSTEDERKVCIELTEQGHALKDKACSLPKTMATNLGITEQEYQSLLIQLNKLIETMKTINDRKGE
- a CDS encoding organic hydroperoxide resistance protein; the protein is MEKLYTATVTATGGRNGKVVSEDGILNLDVKMPKALGGMGGEATNPEQLFAAGYAACFDSALQLVIRTKRVKVEGTEVKAHVSIGKDTDGGFSLSAVLDVRVGGVPHEEAQQLVEAAHGVCPYSKATRGNIEVTLNVL
- the ysxC gene encoding ribosome biogenesis GTP-binding protein YsxC: MKVTKADIVISAVKPEQYPDVDLPEIALAGRSNVGKSSFINKILNRKKLVRISSKPGKTQTLNFFLINEMMHFVDVPGYGYAKVSKTERAAWGRMIETYFTTREQLDAAVLVVDLRHQPTKDDVMMYDFLKHYEIPTIIIATKADKIPKGKWQKHLKVVKETLDIEQGDEVVLFSSETGLGKDEAWKAIHKFTKTKNA
- the lon gene encoding endopeptidase La, with amino-acid sequence MSSINTNERIVPLLPLRGVLVYPTMVLHLDVGRDKSIQALEQAAMDENIIFLAMQKEMNIDDPKEDDIYSVGTVAKVKQMLKLPNGTLRVLVEGLHRAEVVEFLEEENMVHVSIRTVTEEEEGDLEEKALMRTLLEHFEQYIKVSKKVSNETFATVADVEEPGRLADLVSSHLPIKTKQKQEVLEIVSVKERLRTLISIIQDEQELLSLEKKIGQKVKRSMERTQKEYFLREQMKAIQTELGDKEGKGGEVEELRGKIEEAGMPEETKQAVLKELDRYEKLPVSSAESGVIRNYIDWLLVLPWTEATEDMIDLARSETILNRDHYGLEKVKERVLEYLAVQKLTNSLKGPILCLVGPPGVGKTSLARSIATSLNRNFVRVSLGGVRDESEIRGHRRTYVGAMPGRIIQGMKKAKTINPVFLLDEIDKMSNDFRGDPSSALLEVLDPEQNHNFSDHYIEEPYDLSKVMFVATANTLASIPGPLLDRMEVISIAGYTEIEKVHIAREHLLPKQLKEHGLRKGNLQVRDEALLEIIRYYTREAGVRTLERQLAKICRKAAKIIVSEERKRIIVTEKNITELLGKHIFRYGQAETKDQVGMATGLAYTAAGGDTLAIEVSVSPGKGKLILTGKLGDVMKESAQAAFSYIRSRAEELHIEPDFHEKHDIHIHVPEGAVPKDGPSAGITIATALISALTGIPVSKEVGMTGEITLRGRVLPIGGLKEKTLSAHRAGLTKIILPAENEKDLDDIPESVKENLTFVLVSHLDEVLEHALVGVKK